Within the Streptomyces vilmorinianum genome, the region GGTCGGACGCGCCCTTGCCCTTGCGCTCCTCGCGGTCGACGTAGCTGTCCTTGACCGCGTCGGCGAACGGCTTGTTGCCGTACACCAGGTCGATGCGCATGCCCTTGTTCTTCGGGAAGCAGAGCTGGCGGTAGTCCCAGTACGTGAAGGGGTGGTCGTACTTGAGGGGGCGCGGGACCACGTCCGTGAGGCCCGTCTCGCGCAGACCGGCGAGCGCGGCACGCTCGGGCGCGGTGACGTGCGTGGCGCCCTCGAAGACGCCGATGTCCCAGACGTCGTCGTCGGTCGGCGCGATGTTGTAGTCGCCGAGGACGGCGAAGGGCCGCTCCCCCGCCGCGTCCTCGGCGACGGCCGCCTGGAGCGCCTCCAGCCAGCGGAGCTTGTACGCGTAGTGCTCGTGGGCGACCTCGCGGCCGTTGGGCACGTACACCGACCAGACGCGGACCGGCCCGCAGGTCGCGGAGATCGCCCGGGGCTCCTGCAGACCCTCGTAGTCGGGCCCGCCGGGCAGGCCCGTGACGACGTCCTCCAGGCCGACCTTGGAGAGCAGGGCCACGCCGTTCCACCGTCCGGTGGCGTTCACCACCGACTCGTACCCCAGCTCACGCAGCTCGTCGGCGGGGAACTGCTCGGCGGTGCACTTGGTCTCCTGGATGCAGAGCACGTCCGTGCCGCTGCTCTCCAGCCAGGCCAGGAGACGGGGCAGCCGGGCGGTGATCGAATTGACGTTCCAGGTCGCGATGCGCATGAGCGCAAGCCTAGCGGCGGGGTGTGACAGTCATCGTCCTCACAGCTCGGTGGAGTCTCCCGGGGTCAGCCGGCCGTGGTCCGTACCGCCGAGCGCGCCGATCTGGCGGTCGTAGATCGGCCGGGCGAGGTCGGTGAGCAGCGCGTCGTGGATGTCGAAGGCCCGGCGCGGCTTGATCTCGCGTACGTAGTCGATGACCTCGGAGATCTTGTTCCAGGGGGCCATCACCGGGAGCATCAGCGTGTCCACGGGCTGCTCGGGGACGGTCAGCGCGTCGCCGGGGTGGAAGAGGGCGCCGTCCACCAGGAAGCCGATGTTGGTGATCCGGGGGATGTCCGGGTGGATCACCGCGTGGAGCTCGCCGTGCACCTGGACGTCGAAGCCGGCCGCGCTGAAGGTGTCGCCGTGGCCGACGGTGTGGACGCGGCCGGGGAAGGCCGCCGAGATCTTGTCCGCGACGCTCCGCAGCGTCCAGATCTCGGCGGCCGGGTTGGACTCCAGGCCGGCCCGCAGCCGGTTCTCGTCGAAGTGGTCCGGATGCTCGTGGGTGACGAGCACGGCGTCCGCGCCGAGGGCGGAGTCCTCCTCGCTGAACATGCCCGGGTCGATGACGAGCGTCCGCCCGTCCTTCTCCAGACGGATGCAGGCGTGCGACTTCTTCGTCAGCTTCACAGGACTCCACCTCGCGCGGGCAGGACGTGCCGGACGTGAATGAACGGCCAGCCTACGCCTGGGGCGTGGTCTGTTCCTTGATCACCCTGCCGATGACGCGCAGGGCGCTCTCGGCGGCCGGCATCCCGCAGTAGACCGAGGTCTGGAGCACGACTTCCCTGATCTCGTCGGGGGTCAGTCCGTTGCGCAGGGCGGCTCGCGTGTGGTCGGCGAGCGCGTCCAGGTGGCCGCCGGCGATGAGGGCCGTCAGGGTGACGCAGCTGCGGGTGCGGCGGTCCAGGCCGTCCCGGTTCCAGACCTCGCCCCAGGCGTAGCGGGTGACGAGGGCCTGCAGGTCGGCGCCGGACTCGTCGGCCAGGGCCTGGTCGACATGGGCGTCGCCGAGGATCTCGCGGCGCAGCGTGAGGCCCTGCTCGTACGGGTCGGGGCGCCCGGCGCCGGTGGGCTCGGGCTCCGGACCGGCGGGGGCGATCTCGGCGACCGGCACGACGGGGGCGGAGACGGGCGGCATCGGCGGGGCGGGCAGGGCGCTCTGCGTGTCGTGCACGATCCCGGCGAAGTGCTCGGTCAGCAGCTCGGTGACGGCGGCGGGCTGCTCGACGGGGGCGAGGTGCGAGGCGCCCGGGACGACGGCGAGCCGGGCGTCGGCGATCCCGGCGACCAGGGTGCGGGCCTCGGCGGGGCCGGTGATCCGGTCCTCGGAGCCGACGAGGACGAGGGCGGGGACGCCGATGCGGCCGAGGGCCTCGCGGACGTCGAAGACGGCGAGCGCCTCGCAGGCGCCGATGTAGCAGCCGGGGTCGGTCGTACGGACCATCTGCACGGCCCACTCGACGATCGCGGGCTGGGCGGCGGCGAAGCCGGGGGTGAACCACTGTTCGGGGGCGGTACGGGCCATGGGCTCGAGGCCGTTGGTGCGGACGATCACGCCGCGCTGGCGGAACTCGTCGGCGCTGCCGAACCAGGGCGAGGTGGCCACCAGGGCGAGCGAGGCGACCCGGTGGGGCGCCCGCAGCGCGAGGTCGAGGCCGACCGCGCCGCCGATGGAGCAGCCCGCGTAGCCGAAGCGCTGGACGCCCAGTTCGTCGAGGGTGGCGAGCAGCCGGTCGCCGAGCTCGGCGACGGAGGTGAAGGGGCGGGCGGGGGCGCCGCCGTGGCCCGGCAGGTCGAAGCGGACGATGCGCCACTGGCGGGTCAGCTCGGGTATCTGCCGGTCCCACATGTGCCAGGTGGTGCCGAGCGAGGGGCCGACGACCAGGACGGGTGCGTCGTCGGGGCCGTCGATCCGGTACTGCAGGGTCGTGGGGGTCGGCTGCGGCGGGGGCGTCTGCGTCTGGCTCACTCGCTCCAGGGTAATGAGCGGAGCTTTGGCCTCCGGTCAGGGGGTGGTGGTGGACACCACGTACACCTTCGGGGCGGCCGGGTCGGTGAGGTCGACGGTGATGTCCGCGCCGGGCCGCGGCTTGTCGCGGACGACGGTGGTGCCCGACCAGTCCTGGCCCGCCGGGAAGTTCCAGCCGACGATGTCGGCGTCGCGTTCGCTGACGGTGACCTTGCCGGGGACCAGCTGGGAGCGGCTGGAGCCGACCTGGTGCAGGAAGCCGTCGAGCCGGCCGGCGCTCGTCGTGAACTGGACGTACAGCCGGCTCGTCTTCCAGTTGCTGGTCTCGTAGTAGGCGACCCCGGTGCTGCCCGGGGGGATGGGGACCTCGAAGATGCGGCGCTTCATCAGCGAGGGCGTGCTGTCGCGCAGCCCGGTGGCCGAGGACTCGCGTTCCTTGTCACGGCCGCTGTCCCGGCTCTGCCCGGCGGAGATCGCCAGATAGCCGGCCGGGATGCCGACGAGCAGGACGATGATGACCGCCGTCAGCCAGCGGCGGCGGATCATGTGCCGCCGGTCCTCCGGCAGCTTGGTCTCCTGCTCGGGAGCGGTGGTCTGGGTGGGAACGGTCATGAATCCGGATCCTGGGTGGTGCGGGGGGTGCGTCCTTCGGTGCCGCCCCGCAGGGCCTGGGCGTAGCGTTCGTACCGCTCGTAGCGCTCGACGCGGCGGCGGTTGGCCCGGCGGAAGCGGCGGGCGACGAGCCGGGCGAGGTCGGCGGCGCCGACCATGCCGGCCTCGGGGCCGAGCTGTGCCTTGGTGATCCGGGCCTCGGGGCGGTAGCCGCGGCCCGTGAGGTGACGCCGGAAGGCGTCGCGCGCCGGGCCGATGAGCAGGTCGTCGGCGGCGCTGACGCCCCCGCCGATCACGAAGCAGGAGGGGTCGAGGGCGGCGGCGAGGTTGGCGATGCCGACGCCGAGCCACTGGCCGATGTCCTGGAACAACTCGACGCACATGGCGTCGCCCTCACGGGCGAGCTCGGTGATGAGCGGCCCGGTGATGTCGGGGATGTTGCCCTTGACCCGCTCGATGATGTTGTACGCGACCGGGGAGTCGGCGGCGGCCAGTTCGCGGGCCTCGCGGACCAGGGCGTTGCCGGAGCTGTACTGCTCCCAGCAGCCGCGGTTGCCGCACGGGCAGCGGTGTCCGCCGGGGACGACCTGCATATGGCCGAACTCGCCGGCCACTCCGTACTTGCCGCGCTTGACCCGGCCGTCCTCGAGGATCGCGCCGCCGATACCGGTGCCGAGCGTGATCATGACGAGGTGGTCCTCGCCGCGTCCGGCGCCGAAGCGCCACTCGGCCCAGGCGGCGGTGTTGGCGTCGTTGTCGACCATGACGGGGACGGCGAGCCGGGACTGCAGCGCGTCGCGCAGCGGTTCGTTGCGCCAGGCGAGGTGCGGGGCGAAGAGGACCGTGGCGCGATCGGCGTCGACCCAGCCGGCCGCGCCGATGCCGACGGCGTGCACGTCGTGCCGGTCGGAGAGGTCGAGGACCAGCTCGACGATGGTGTCCTCGACGACCTTGGGGCTCTTGGACTTGTCCGGGGTCTCGGTGCGGACCTTCTCCAGGATGGTGCCGTCCGCGTCGACGACCCCGGCCATCACCTTCGTACCGCCGATGTCGATGCCGACGGTGGGCACCCGGGGCGCGGTCAGGTGGGAGCGCCGCTCTCGGGTGCCGACGGTCCGCAGCGCGGCGCCCCGGGCGGCCCCGCGCTGCGTCAGGTCGCGGTAGGTACTCATCGGCTCGATTCTGCCAGGTGCGGTGTCGGGGGGCTGTTACGACAAGGCGGGGCGCTCCAGCTCGTGGCGGAGGTCCTCCAGCTCGCTGCCGCCCGCCATCTGCCGGGTCAACTCGTCCAGGGTGACCGCGTTCGGGCCGGACTTGGTGTGGCTGCCCGACATGACACCGCGCTTGAGGAGGACGAACCGGTCGCCGACGAGATAGGCGTGGTGCGGGTTGTGGGTGATGAGGACCACTCCGAGGCCCTGGTCACGGGCGGCGGCCACGTACTTCAGGACCACTCCGGACTGCTTCACGCCGAGGGCGGCGGTCGGCTCGTCCAGGACCAGGACCTTGGCGCCGAAGTGGACGGCGCGGGCGATGGCCACGCACTGGCGCTCACCGCCGGAGAGGGTGCCGATGGGCTGGTCGACGTCGCGCAGGTCGATGCCCATGCGCAGCAGCTCGGTGCGGGTCGTCTCGCGCATGAACTCGACGTCGAGGCGCTTGAAGGGGCCCGAGCCCTTGGTGGGCTCGGAGCCGAGGAAGAAGTTGCGCCAGACCGGCATCAGGGGGACGACGGCCAGGTCCTGGTAGACGGTGGCGATGCCGAGGTCCAGGGCCTCGCGCGGACCGGCCAGGACGACGTCCTCGCCCTCGATGCGGAAGGTGCCCGCGTCGTGCTGGTGCAGGCCCGCGATGATCTTGATGAGGGTGGACTTGCCGGCGCCGTTGTCACCGAGGACACAGGTGATCTCACCCGCGTGGACCTCCAGGGAGACCCCTTCGAGGGCGCGGATGTTGCCGTAGAACTTGCTGACGTCGTCGAGCTCGACCAGAGCCTGGGCGGTCATGTGGTTGCCTCCACGCGCTTGCGGATCCAGGCGTTCAGGAGGGTCGCGAGCAGGAGCATCGCACCCAGGAAGAACGTGAACCAGTCCGGGTTCCACTCCGCGTACACGATGCCCTTGCCGGTCATGCCGAAGATGAACGCGCCGACCGCCGAGCCGATGGCGGAGCCGTAGCCGCCGGTGATCAGGCAGCCGCCGATCACCGCCGCGATGATGTAGATCAGCTCGTTGCCGACGCCCTCGCCTGACTGGACGACGTCGAAGGAGAAGAGCAGGTGCTGGCCGGAGATCCAGGCGCAGAAGGCGACACCCATGTAGAGGCCGATCTTCGTCCGGGAGACCGGGACGCCCACCGCGCGGGCCGCGTCGGCGCCGCCGCCGACGGCGAAGATCCAGTTGCCGGCGCGGGTGCGCAGCAGGATCCAGGTGGCGAGCGCGACCAGGCCGACCCACCACAGGATGGTGACCTTGAGTTCGACGCCGCCGACGGTCCACTGGGAGGCGAAGAGCTTCCTGGCGGAGGGGAAGCCCTCCATGTCGGCGATCGACTTGGTGGAGACCGTGCCGCTGATCAGCTTGGTGAAGCCGAGGTTCAGACCCGTCAGCATCAGGAACGTGCCGAGGGTGATGATGAAGCTCGGCAGTTTGGTGCGGGTCAGCATGAAGCCGTTGAAGAAGCCGATGGCGAGGGTGACGAGCAGCGAGACGCCGACGCCGACCCAGACGTTCGCGGTCATCTGGTAGCTGAACATCGACGAGATCAGCGCCGAGCTGGTGACCATCACACCGGCCGACAGGTCGAACTCGCCGCCGATCATCAGCAGCGCGACGGGCACCGCCATGATGCCGATCGTGGAGGCCGCGTACAGGACGGTGCCCAGGCTGGAGGCGCGCAGGAAGCTGTCGGCGACGAGCGAGAAGAAGACGAAGACGGCGGCCGCGCCGACGATCGAGCCGAGTTCGGGCCGGGCGAGCAGCTTCTTCAGCGGGGAGGTCCGCAGCAGCCGTTCGTCGACGTGATCGAGCTCGTTCGGGGCGAGGGTACTCATCGGGTACCCCGCTCCGTGTAGCCCTTCAGCGCGGCGGCGTCGTCCTTGGTGATGATCTGGGGGCCGGTGAGGACCGGCTTTCCGCCGCCGAGGACGTCGGCGTTGTACCGGTACAGCCAGAGCAGGTCGACGGCCTCGTAGCCCTGGAGGTAGGGCTGCTGGTCGACGGCGAAGCCCAGGGTGCCGGCGGAAAGCCCGCTCGCCACCTTGGCGTTGAGGTCGAAGGTGTCGATCTCGGCCTCGCTGCCCGCGGTCTTCTTCGCCTGGGCGGCGGCGTCGGCGAAGGGCGCGCCGAGGGTGACGACGGCGTCGATCGCCGGGTCGGACTGAAGCTTGGCGAGGATGGAGGCCTGGACGTCGGGCATGTTGGTGCCGTCGACGTACAGGTTCTGCAGTTCGCCGCCGAAGGTCTTCTTCGCCCCGGAGCAGCGCTGCTCGTGGCCGACGTTGCCCTGCTCGTGCAGGACGCACAGGGCCTTCTTCTTCCCTCGCTCGTCGAGCTCCTCGCCGACGGCCTCGCCCGCGACGGTCTCGTCCTGGCCGATGTGGGTGAGCGCGCCGAAGGCCTTGGACTGCTCGGCGCCCGAGTTGACGGTGATCACCGGTATGCCGGCCTTGACGGCCTTCTCGACGGCCGTCTTCATCGCGTCGGGCTTGGCGAGGGTGACGATGAGCCCGTCGACGCCCTTGGCGATGTACGAGTCGATGAGCTGCGCCTGCTGCTGCGCCTCGTCGCTGTGGGCGTAGAGGAAGTTGATGTTGTCCTTGGCGGCGGCCTGCTCGGCGCCGTTCTGGACGATGTCCCAGAAGGTGTCGCCGTCGCCGGAGTGGGTCACCATCGCGAAGGTCCACTCGGGCGTGTCCACGGCCGCCCTGCCCTGGGCCGCGGCCGCCTTGCGGGCGTCCTCGGCGCGCTTGCCGCCGGTGCTGCTGCACCCGGTGAGTGCGGCGGTGAGCGCCACCGCGAGCACGGCGCCGACTGCGGCGCGTACCCCTCCTGTCCGAAGCCTGGTCACGAGGCCGTGCCCTCCTTTGTGTCCTTCTGCGTGCATTGCAGTATCGGTCATGGGGGTCGCGCCGATCTTCGCGGGGCGGATGTAGGGCTACGGGCGGACCATGAGCTGGAAATCGAAGGAGTAGCGCGAGGCCCGGTAGAGGTGGGATCCGAACTCGACGGCCCGCCCCGTGTCGTCGAAGGTGGTGCGTTCCATCGTGAGCAGGGGTGCTCCCTCCTTCTCGGCGAGCAGCTCCGCCTCTGCGGCCGTGGCGGCCCGCGCGCCGACCGTCTGGCGGGCGCTGTGCAGAGTGATACCGGCGCCGCGCATCAGGCGGTAGAGGCCGGTGGTCTCCAGCCGTCCGGCGTCCAGGTCGAGCAGTCCGGCCGGCAGATGGTTGCGCAGGTACGCCATCGGCTCGTCGTGCGCGGCTCGCAGCCGCTCCACGTACCGCACGTCGCTGCCCTCCGGTACGCCGAG harbors:
- a CDS encoding MBL fold metallo-hydrolase yields the protein MKLTKKSHACIRLEKDGRTLVIDPGMFSEEDSALGADAVLVTHEHPDHFDENRLRAGLESNPAAEIWTLRSVADKISAAFPGRVHTVGHGDTFSAAGFDVQVHGELHAVIHPDIPRITNIGFLVDGALFHPGDALTVPEQPVDTLMLPVMAPWNKISEVIDYVREIKPRRAFDIHDALLTDLARPIYDRQIGALGGTDHGRLTPGDSTEL
- a CDS encoding ABC transporter permease: MSTLAPNELDHVDERLLRTSPLKKLLARPELGSIVGAAAVFVFFSLVADSFLRASSLGTVLYAASTIGIMAVPVALLMIGGEFDLSAGVMVTSSALISSMFSYQMTANVWVGVGVSLLVTLAIGFFNGFMLTRTKLPSFIITLGTFLMLTGLNLGFTKLISGTVSTKSIADMEGFPSARKLFASQWTVGGVELKVTILWWVGLVALATWILLRTRAGNWIFAVGGGADAARAVGVPVSRTKIGLYMGVAFCAWISGQHLLFSFDVVQSGEGVGNELIYIIAAVIGGCLITGGYGSAIGSAVGAFIFGMTGKGIVYAEWNPDWFTFFLGAMLLLATLLNAWIRKRVEATT
- a CDS encoding ROK family glucokinase; this encodes MSTYRDLTQRGAARGAALRTVGTRERRSHLTAPRVPTVGIDIGGTKVMAGVVDADGTILEKVRTETPDKSKSPKVVEDTIVELVLDLSDRHDVHAVGIGAAGWVDADRATVLFAPHLAWRNEPLRDALQSRLAVPVMVDNDANTAAWAEWRFGAGRGEDHLVMITLGTGIGGAILEDGRVKRGKYGVAGEFGHMQVVPGGHRCPCGNRGCWEQYSSGNALVREARELAAADSPVAYNIIERVKGNIPDITGPLITELAREGDAMCVELFQDIGQWLGVGIANLAAALDPSCFVIGGGVSAADDLLIGPARDAFRRHLTGRGYRPEARITKAQLGPEAGMVGAADLARLVARRFRRANRRRVERYERYERYAQALRGGTEGRTPRTTQDPDS
- a CDS encoding alpha/beta fold hydrolase, with product MERVSQTQTPPPQPTPTTLQYRIDGPDDAPVLVVGPSLGTTWHMWDRQIPELTRQWRIVRFDLPGHGGAPARPFTSVAELGDRLLATLDELGVQRFGYAGCSIGGAVGLDLALRAPHRVASLALVATSPWFGSADEFRQRGVIVRTNGLEPMARTAPEQWFTPGFAAAQPAIVEWAVQMVRTTDPGCYIGACEALAVFDVREALGRIGVPALVLVGSEDRITGPAEARTLVAGIADARLAVVPGASHLAPVEQPAAVTELLTEHFAGIVHDTQSALPAPPMPPVSAPVVPVAEIAPAGPEPEPTGAGRPDPYEQGLTLRREILGDAHVDQALADESGADLQALVTRYAWGEVWNRDGLDRRTRSCVTLTALIAGGHLDALADHTRAALRNGLTPDEIREVVLQTSVYCGMPAAESALRVIGRVIKEQTTPQA
- a CDS encoding ATP-binding cassette domain-containing protein; the encoded protein is MTAQALVELDDVSKFYGNIRALEGVSLEVHAGEITCVLGDNGAGKSTLIKIIAGLHQHDAGTFRIEGEDVVLAGPREALDLGIATVYQDLAVVPLMPVWRNFFLGSEPTKGSGPFKRLDVEFMRETTRTELLRMGIDLRDVDQPIGTLSGGERQCVAIARAVHFGAKVLVLDEPTAALGVKQSGVVLKYVAAARDQGLGVVLITHNPHHAYLVGDRFVLLKRGVMSGSHTKSGPNAVTLDELTRQMAGGSELEDLRHELERPALS
- a CDS encoding GntR family transcriptional regulator, producing the protein MDRTSPVPLYYQLAQQLEAAIENGALPPGSLLGNEIDLATRLGLSRPTVRQAIQSLVDKGLLVRRRGVGTQVLHSQVKRPLELSSLYDDLEAAGQRPATRVLVDRVEPATARVAAALGVPEGSDVRYVERLRAAHDEPMAYLRNHLPAGLLDLDAGRLETTGLYRLMRGAGITLHSARQTVGARAATAAEAELLAEKEGAPLLTMERTTFDDTGRAVEFGSHLYRASRYSFDFQLMVRP
- a CDS encoding sugar ABC transporter substrate-binding protein, with amino-acid sequence MTRLRTGGVRAAVGAVLAVALTAALTGCSSTGGKRAEDARKAAAAQGRAAVDTPEWTFAMVTHSGDGDTFWDIVQNGAEQAAAKDNINFLYAHSDEAQQQAQLIDSYIAKGVDGLIVTLAKPDAMKTAVEKAVKAGIPVITVNSGAEQSKAFGALTHIGQDETVAGEAVGEELDERGKKKALCVLHEQGNVGHEQRCSGAKKTFGGELQNLYVDGTNMPDVQASILAKLQSDPAIDAVVTLGAPFADAAAQAKKTAGSEAEIDTFDLNAKVASGLSAGTLGFAVDQQPYLQGYEAVDLLWLYRYNADVLGGGKPVLTGPQIITKDDAAALKGYTERGTR
- a CDS encoding exodeoxyribonuclease III; protein product: MRIATWNVNSITARLPRLLAWLESSGTDVLCIQETKCTAEQFPADELRELGYESVVNATGRWNGVALLSKVGLEDVVTGLPGGPDYEGLQEPRAISATCGPVRVWSVYVPNGREVAHEHYAYKLRWLEALQAAVAEDAAGERPFAVLGDYNIAPTDDDVWDIGVFEGATHVTAPERAALAGLRETGLTDVVPRPLKYDHPFTYWDYRQLCFPKNKGMRIDLVYGNKPFADAVKDSYVDREERKGKGASDHAPVVVDLDA